One segment of Panicum virgatum strain AP13 chromosome 3K, P.virgatum_v5, whole genome shotgun sequence DNA contains the following:
- the LOC120699762 gene encoding putative receptor-like protein kinase At4g00960 isoform X2: MDDESGGHNKPEKSILHNQRLNLQSLSLKDMREVTNDFSDERLLGQGGFGRVYKGVLANGDTIAVKKLTWTTSGLQDKQYENEARHLMRLKHPNIVQLVGYCSETEKELVQLPNGKYVYAEKSERLLCLEYMPNGSLCKHLSDASSGLDWDTRYKIIRGICYGLHYLHEEWQAGTPIIHRDLKPANILLDDNMVPKIADFGLSRLFGELQTRTITKNQYGTLGYMSPEYLNRGIITKKLDIFSLGVIIIEITTGDKHYPDKVETSSQEFIEFVLTNWKNRLENVQGYTSREFDCQQIRRCLEIGLLCVKLDRAERPTTRQIIEMLAWGGAECSSKREVIKVTKKESLAHPRSTSNVDQHTREVSKKRKVQEKTRVQITLRSDPSNGNPIDDGSSWRKYGQKNVLGAKFPRSYYRCTYHRTMGCLAVKSVQRTDEDPMLFDVVYQGTHTCVQNEGWGEATPTPPHDMREKNTVVMDRARHRLAGSGDASQSNMISFGGR, translated from the exons ATGGACGATGAGTCTGGCGGACATAATAAGCCAGAGAAGAGCATATTACACAATCAACGTTTGAATCTACAGAGTCTTTCATTAAAAGATATGAGAGAGGTCACAAATGATTTCTCTGATGAGAGGCTACTTGGACAAGGTGGTTTTGGTAGGGTGTATAAG GGAGTTCTAGCAAATGGGGATACAATAGCTGTGAAGAAGCTTACATGGACAACGTCAGGACTTCAGGATAAGCAATATGAGAACGAAGCCCGTCATCTCATGAGGCTTAAACATCCAAACATAGTGCAACTTGTAGGATACTGTTCTGAAACAGAGAAGGAACTTGTACAACTGCCCAACGGGAAATACGTTTATGCTGAGAAGTCAGAAAGGCTGCTTTGCTTGGAGTACATGCCTAATGGAAGCCTCTGCAAGCATCTTTCCG ATGCATCTTCTGGACTTGATTGGGATACACGCTACAAAATTATTAGGGGTATATGCTATGGTTTACATTATCTTCATGAGGAGTGGCAAGCTGGTACCCCTATTATTCATAGGGACCTTAAACCTGCAAACATATTGCTCGATGATAATATGGTGCCAAAAATTGCTGACTTTGGTTTATCTAGGCTCTTCGGTGAGCTACAAACTCGAACCATCACAAAAAATCAGTATGGAACATT GGGTTACATGTCACCGGAATACTTAAACAGAGGCATAATCACAAAGAAGTTAGATATATTCAGTTTGGGCGTAATAATCATAGAGATAACTACAGGAGACAAGCACTACCCAGATAAGGTCGAAACATCATCCCAGGAATTCATTGAGTTT GTACTTACGAACTGGAAAAATAGGCTCGAAAATGTACAAGGGTATACCTCTCGAGAATTTGATTGCCAACAAATAAGAAGGTGCCTTGAGATTGGTCTACTCTGCGTGAAACTTGATCGGGCAGAAAGGCCAACAACACGACAAATTATCGAGATGCTCGCATGGGGTGGTGCAGAATGCAGCAGCAAGAGGGAGGTAATTAAGGTTACCAAAAAA GAAAGTTTGGCACATCCACGTTCCACTAGCAATGTTGATCAACACACCAG GGAGGTgtcgaagaagaggaaggtgcAGGAGAAGACGAGGGTTCAGATAACCTTGAGGTCGGACCCCAGCAACGGCAACCCAATAGACGACGGTTCCAGCTGGAGGAAGTACGGCCAGAAGAATGTTCTTGGAGCCAAGTTCCCAAG GTCCTACTACCGATGCACATACCACCGTACAATGGGATGCTTGGCTGTGAAGTCGgtgcagcggaccgacgaggacCCGATGCTGTTCGACGTCGTCTACCAAGGCACGCACACGTGCGTTCAGAACGAGGGGTGGGGCGAAGCCACGCCGACACCGCCGCACGACATGCGCGAAAAAAATACAGTTGTGATGGACAGAGCAAGACATCGACTTGCTGGCAGTGGCGACGCCAGCCAATCCAATATGATATCATTCGGGGGACGGTAA
- the LOC120699762 gene encoding putative receptor-like protein kinase At4g00960 isoform X1, with amino-acid sequence MDDESGGHNKPEKSILHNQRLNLQSLSLKDMREVTNDFSDERLLGQGGFGRVYKGVLANGDTIAVKKLTWTTSGLQDKQYENEARHLMRLKHPNIVQLVGYCSETEKELVQLPNGKYVYAEKSERLLCLEYMPNGSLCKHLSDASSGLDWDTRYKIIRGICYGLHYLHEEWQAGTPIIHRDLKPANILLDDNMVPKIADFGLSRLFGELQTRTITKNQYGTLGYMSPEYLNRGIITKKLDIFSLGVIIIEITTGDKHYPDKVETSSQEFIEFVLTNWKNRLENVQGYTSREFDCQQIRRCLEIGLLCVKLDRAERPTTRQIIEMLAWGGAECSSKREVIKVTKKGGVEEEEGAGEDEGSDNLEVGPQQRQPNRRRFQLEEVRPEECSWSQVPKVLLPMHIPPYNGMLGCEVGAADRRGPDAVRRRLPRHAHVRSERGVGRSHADTAARHARKKYSCDGQSKTSTCWQWRRQPIQYDIIRGTVTASSVFYTPQPTVRSTDLYPKIVDWAELEYPLLE; translated from the exons ATGGACGATGAGTCTGGCGGACATAATAAGCCAGAGAAGAGCATATTACACAATCAACGTTTGAATCTACAGAGTCTTTCATTAAAAGATATGAGAGAGGTCACAAATGATTTCTCTGATGAGAGGCTACTTGGACAAGGTGGTTTTGGTAGGGTGTATAAG GGAGTTCTAGCAAATGGGGATACAATAGCTGTGAAGAAGCTTACATGGACAACGTCAGGACTTCAGGATAAGCAATATGAGAACGAAGCCCGTCATCTCATGAGGCTTAAACATCCAAACATAGTGCAACTTGTAGGATACTGTTCTGAAACAGAGAAGGAACTTGTACAACTGCCCAACGGGAAATACGTTTATGCTGAGAAGTCAGAAAGGCTGCTTTGCTTGGAGTACATGCCTAATGGAAGCCTCTGCAAGCATCTTTCCG ATGCATCTTCTGGACTTGATTGGGATACACGCTACAAAATTATTAGGGGTATATGCTATGGTTTACATTATCTTCATGAGGAGTGGCAAGCTGGTACCCCTATTATTCATAGGGACCTTAAACCTGCAAACATATTGCTCGATGATAATATGGTGCCAAAAATTGCTGACTTTGGTTTATCTAGGCTCTTCGGTGAGCTACAAACTCGAACCATCACAAAAAATCAGTATGGAACATT GGGTTACATGTCACCGGAATACTTAAACAGAGGCATAATCACAAAGAAGTTAGATATATTCAGTTTGGGCGTAATAATCATAGAGATAACTACAGGAGACAAGCACTACCCAGATAAGGTCGAAACATCATCCCAGGAATTCATTGAGTTT GTACTTACGAACTGGAAAAATAGGCTCGAAAATGTACAAGGGTATACCTCTCGAGAATTTGATTGCCAACAAATAAGAAGGTGCCTTGAGATTGGTCTACTCTGCGTGAAACTTGATCGGGCAGAAAGGCCAACAACACGACAAATTATCGAGATGCTCGCATGGGGTGGTGCAGAATGCAGCAGCAAGAGGGAGGTAATTAAGGTTACCAAAAAA GGAGGTgtcgaagaagaggaaggtgcAGGAGAAGACGAGGGTTCAGATAACCTTGAGGTCGGACCCCAGCAACGGCAACCCAATAGACGACGGTTCCAGCTGGAGGAAGTACGGCCAGAAGAATGTTCTTGGAGCCAAGTTCCCAAG GTCCTACTACCGATGCACATACCACCGTACAATGGGATGCTTGGCTGTGAAGTCGgtgcagcggaccgacgaggacCCGATGCTGTTCGACGTCGTCTACCAAGGCACGCACACGTGCGTTCAGAACGAGGGGTGGGGCGAAGCCACGCCGACACCGCCGCACGACATGCGCGAAAAAAATACAGTTGTGATGGACAGAGCAAGACATCGACTTGCTGGCAGTGGCGACGCCAGCCAATCCAATATGATATCATTCGGGGGACGGTAACAGCCTCGTCGGTGTTTTATACCCCGCAACCTACCGTGAGGTCAACCGATCTGTATCCCAAGATAGTAGATTGGGCAGAGTTGGAGTATCCACTGCTAGAATAG
- the LOC120699762 gene encoding putative receptor-like protein kinase At4g00960 isoform X3: MDDESGGHNKPEKSILHNQRLNLQSLSLKDMREVTNDFSDERLLGQGGFGRVYKGVLANGDTIAVKKLTWTTSGLQDKQYENEARHLMRLKHPNIVQLVGYCSETEKELVQLPNGKYVYAEKSERLLCLEYMPNGSLCKHLSDASSGLDWDTRYKIIRGICYGLHYLHEEWQAGTPIIHRDLKPANILLDDNMVPKIADFGLSRLFGELQTRTITKNQYGTLGYMSPEYLNRGIITKKLDIFSLGVIIIEITTGDKHYPDKVETSSQEFIEFVLTNWKNRLENVQGYTSREFDCQQIRRCLEIGLLCVKLDRAERPTTRQIIEMLAWGGAECSSKREESLAHPRSTSNVDQHTREVSKKRKVQEKTRVQITLRSDPSNGNPIDDGSSWRKYGQKNVLGAKFPRSYYRCTYHRTMGCLAVKSVQRTDEDPMLFDVVYQGTHTCVQNEGWGEATPTPPHDMREKNTVVMDRARHRLAGSGDASQSNMISFGGR, from the exons ATGGACGATGAGTCTGGCGGACATAATAAGCCAGAGAAGAGCATATTACACAATCAACGTTTGAATCTACAGAGTCTTTCATTAAAAGATATGAGAGAGGTCACAAATGATTTCTCTGATGAGAGGCTACTTGGACAAGGTGGTTTTGGTAGGGTGTATAAG GGAGTTCTAGCAAATGGGGATACAATAGCTGTGAAGAAGCTTACATGGACAACGTCAGGACTTCAGGATAAGCAATATGAGAACGAAGCCCGTCATCTCATGAGGCTTAAACATCCAAACATAGTGCAACTTGTAGGATACTGTTCTGAAACAGAGAAGGAACTTGTACAACTGCCCAACGGGAAATACGTTTATGCTGAGAAGTCAGAAAGGCTGCTTTGCTTGGAGTACATGCCTAATGGAAGCCTCTGCAAGCATCTTTCCG ATGCATCTTCTGGACTTGATTGGGATACACGCTACAAAATTATTAGGGGTATATGCTATGGTTTACATTATCTTCATGAGGAGTGGCAAGCTGGTACCCCTATTATTCATAGGGACCTTAAACCTGCAAACATATTGCTCGATGATAATATGGTGCCAAAAATTGCTGACTTTGGTTTATCTAGGCTCTTCGGTGAGCTACAAACTCGAACCATCACAAAAAATCAGTATGGAACATT GGGTTACATGTCACCGGAATACTTAAACAGAGGCATAATCACAAAGAAGTTAGATATATTCAGTTTGGGCGTAATAATCATAGAGATAACTACAGGAGACAAGCACTACCCAGATAAGGTCGAAACATCATCCCAGGAATTCATTGAGTTT GTACTTACGAACTGGAAAAATAGGCTCGAAAATGTACAAGGGTATACCTCTCGAGAATTTGATTGCCAACAAATAAGAAGGTGCCTTGAGATTGGTCTACTCTGCGTGAAACTTGATCGGGCAGAAAGGCCAACAACACGACAAATTATCGAGATGCTCGCATGGGGTGGTGCAGAATGCAGCAGCAAGAGGGAG GAAAGTTTGGCACATCCACGTTCCACTAGCAATGTTGATCAACACACCAG GGAGGTgtcgaagaagaggaaggtgcAGGAGAAGACGAGGGTTCAGATAACCTTGAGGTCGGACCCCAGCAACGGCAACCCAATAGACGACGGTTCCAGCTGGAGGAAGTACGGCCAGAAGAATGTTCTTGGAGCCAAGTTCCCAAG GTCCTACTACCGATGCACATACCACCGTACAATGGGATGCTTGGCTGTGAAGTCGgtgcagcggaccgacgaggacCCGATGCTGTTCGACGTCGTCTACCAAGGCACGCACACGTGCGTTCAGAACGAGGGGTGGGGCGAAGCCACGCCGACACCGCCGCACGACATGCGCGAAAAAAATACAGTTGTGATGGACAGAGCAAGACATCGACTTGCTGGCAGTGGCGACGCCAGCCAATCCAATATGATATCATTCGGGGGACGGTAA
- the LOC120699762 gene encoding putative receptor-like protein kinase At4g00960 isoform X4 yields MRLKHPNIVQLVGYCSETEKELVQLPNGKYVYAEKSERLLCLEYMPNGSLCKHLSDASSGLDWDTRYKIIRGICYGLHYLHEEWQAGTPIIHRDLKPANILLDDNMVPKIADFGLSRLFGELQTRTITKNQYGTLGYMSPEYLNRGIITKKLDIFSLGVIIIEITTGDKHYPDKVETSSQEFIEFVLTNWKNRLENVQGYTSREFDCQQIRRCLEIGLLCVKLDRAERPTTRQIIEMLAWGGAECSSKREVIKVTKKGGVEEEEGAGEDEGSDNLEVGPQQRQPNRRRFQLEEVRPEECSWSQVPKVLLPMHIPPYNGMLGCEVGAADRRGPDAVRRRLPRHAHVRSERGVGRSHADTAARHARKKYSCDGQSKTSTCWQWRRQPIQYDIIRGTVTASSVFYTPQPTVRSTDLYPKIVDWAELEYPLLE; encoded by the exons ATGAGGCTTAAACATCCAAACATAGTGCAACTTGTAGGATACTGTTCTGAAACAGAGAAGGAACTTGTACAACTGCCCAACGGGAAATACGTTTATGCTGAGAAGTCAGAAAGGCTGCTTTGCTTGGAGTACATGCCTAATGGAAGCCTCTGCAAGCATCTTTCCG ATGCATCTTCTGGACTTGATTGGGATACACGCTACAAAATTATTAGGGGTATATGCTATGGTTTACATTATCTTCATGAGGAGTGGCAAGCTGGTACCCCTATTATTCATAGGGACCTTAAACCTGCAAACATATTGCTCGATGATAATATGGTGCCAAAAATTGCTGACTTTGGTTTATCTAGGCTCTTCGGTGAGCTACAAACTCGAACCATCACAAAAAATCAGTATGGAACATT GGGTTACATGTCACCGGAATACTTAAACAGAGGCATAATCACAAAGAAGTTAGATATATTCAGTTTGGGCGTAATAATCATAGAGATAACTACAGGAGACAAGCACTACCCAGATAAGGTCGAAACATCATCCCAGGAATTCATTGAGTTT GTACTTACGAACTGGAAAAATAGGCTCGAAAATGTACAAGGGTATACCTCTCGAGAATTTGATTGCCAACAAATAAGAAGGTGCCTTGAGATTGGTCTACTCTGCGTGAAACTTGATCGGGCAGAAAGGCCAACAACACGACAAATTATCGAGATGCTCGCATGGGGTGGTGCAGAATGCAGCAGCAAGAGGGAGGTAATTAAGGTTACCAAAAAA GGAGGTgtcgaagaagaggaaggtgcAGGAGAAGACGAGGGTTCAGATAACCTTGAGGTCGGACCCCAGCAACGGCAACCCAATAGACGACGGTTCCAGCTGGAGGAAGTACGGCCAGAAGAATGTTCTTGGAGCCAAGTTCCCAAG GTCCTACTACCGATGCACATACCACCGTACAATGGGATGCTTGGCTGTGAAGTCGgtgcagcggaccgacgaggacCCGATGCTGTTCGACGTCGTCTACCAAGGCACGCACACGTGCGTTCAGAACGAGGGGTGGGGCGAAGCCACGCCGACACCGCCGCACGACATGCGCGAAAAAAATACAGTTGTGATGGACAGAGCAAGACATCGACTTGCTGGCAGTGGCGACGCCAGCCAATCCAATATGATATCATTCGGGGGACGGTAACAGCCTCGTCGGTGTTTTATACCCCGCAACCTACCGTGAGGTCAACCGATCTGTATCCCAAGATAGTAGATTGGGCAGAGTTGGAGTATCCACTGCTAGAATAG